One stretch of Armigeres subalbatus isolate Guangzhou_Male chromosome 2, GZ_Asu_2, whole genome shotgun sequence DNA includes these proteins:
- the LOC134211439 gene encoding DNA primase large subunit-like, whose translation MEFSPRRARLNPEVDSSLDEMLEWLIPHNVALYAIPPMVDLSITELQALALERLKVLRILEQATNKNMSLMSEEDRETVLNEMTHGGLKHYVRLCQGNHSNEQDISARRKDYLSHFILRFAYCSTEELRRWFITREMELFRLKFAGLSQQDVQDFVQGYEMKYTPLNSEQKADIQDDLYDSTFQSTEELESMDFYKVHFTEVLDLVSSRRCYVKEGFAYVSAGDFVSIIANKHQQLLEDGLQAHLRLLPEVENDERFTMILKELHTSYTGKDYRVAKSGQVPIESLDQLSKKSYPLCMRYCHDTLRSTHHLRHVGRLQYGLYLKAIGVTMEDSLRFWREEFTRGKVTLEKFEKEHAYNIRHNYGKEGSRINYAAHNCMKIITTSVGPQEVHGCPFKLWDSSVLKTQLSSFGLSAAHVEEVDSFASRGHYQIACGKYFEISHNTKLDEGIVHPNQYFELSQIKMGARAPKVKSSQGSHGVTKFESQDSTPLVHGMDETAKLDEEDDNELWELMQTNDAEIKEKKSEQKSPLLAAGTKKNAHPGVKTLDYWEGEDDFDASQTFYFYQVISPG comes from the exons ATGGAGTTTTCTCCACGCCGTGCTCGACTTAATCCGGAAGTTGATTCGAGTTTAGATGAGATGCTGGAATGGTTGATTCCACACAACGTTGCACTGTACGCGATTCCACCAATGGTAGATCTATCTATTACTGAGCTACAAGCGTTGGCCCTGGAACGATTGAAGGTACTTCGCATATTGGAACAAGCCACCAACAAGAATATGTCATTGATGTCGGAAGAGGACCGTGAAACGGTATTAAATGAGATGACCCATGGCGGACTTAAGCACTATGTAAGATTATGCCAGGGGAACCACTCCAACGAACAGGATATTTCAGCCAGGAGAAAGGATTATTTGTCGCATTTTATTCTGCGATTTGCTTATTGCAGTACGGAGGAATTGAGACG GTGGTTCATAACTCGTGAAATGGAACTATTTCGATTGAAATTTGCGGGACTTTCACAGCAGGATGTACAAGACTTTGTACAGGGTTACGAAATGAAATACACTCCGTTGAACTCAGAACAGAAGGCGGATATTCAGGACGATCTCTACGATAGTACATTTCAAAGCACCGAGGAACTAGAATCCATGGATTTCTATAAGGTGCACTTTACGGAAGTTCTTGATTTGGTTAGTAGTCGCAGGTGTTACGTTAAGGAAGGTTTTGCTTATGTGAGTGCAGGTGATTTCGTATCGATTATCGCCAATAAGCACCAGCAACTGTTGGAAGATGGGTTACAGGCCCATCTACGACTGCTTCCTGAGGTGGAGAACGATGAACGATTTACGATGATACTTAAAGAATTGCATACCTCCTACACAGGCAAAGATTATAGGGTCGCCAAATCCGGTCAAGTTCCAATTGAAAGCTTGGATCAATTGTCAAAGAAATCTTACCCTCTTTGCATGCGCTACTGTCACGATACATTGCGGTCAACGCACCATCTAAGACACGTAGGACGTCTTCAGTATGGATTGTACTTGAAAGCCATCGGGGTGACTATGGAGGATTCTTTGCGGTTCTGGCGAGAGGAGTTTACCCGGGGAAAAGTTACGTTGGAGAAGTTTGAAAAGGAGCACGCCTACAATATTAGGCACAATTACGGAAAAGAGGGCTCTCGTATCAATTACGCTGCCCATAACTGTATGAAAATCATAACAACGAGCGTGGGACCTCAGGAAGTTCATGGTTGCCCATTCAAATTATGGGATTCTTCAGTACTGAAAACGCAGTTAAGTTCTTTCGGTTTGAGTGCGGCACATGTCGAAGAAGTTGATAGCTTTGCCAGCCGAGGTCATTATCAGATTGCTTgcggaaaatattttgaaatttcgcaTAATACTAAACTAGATGAGGGCATCGTTCATCCCAACCAGTACTTTGAGCTTAGTCAGATAAAAATGGGAGCTCGGGCACCAAAAGTCAAATCGAGCCAGGGATCACACGGCGTCACTAAGTTCGAGAGCCAGGACTCAACTCCGTTGGTTCACGGCATGGATGAAACTGCCAAATTAGATGAAGAAGACGACAACGAGTTGTGGGAGTTGATGCAAACCAACGATGCAGAAATCAAGGAGAAGAAAAGTGAACAAAAAAGCCCTCTGTTAGCAGCCGGTACAAAAAAGAATGCGCATCCGGGAGTTAAAACGTTGGACTATTGGGAAGGCGaggatgattttgatgcttctcAG